A region of the Antedon mediterranea chromosome 4, ecAntMedi1.1, whole genome shotgun sequence genome:
CTGTGCATGGATTGCGATCTCTCTTGTAAGATTCTCTATTATGcgttgtttaaaataattagcCTGATTCACATATGCTTTTTTGCTCACGGAACCACCAGTAATGTTTCCAAGAAATTCAACAGCCCGTCTAATAAAATCTGATTCGCTTTGGCCTAACAACAAATCCGTTTCTTGCACGTTAGTATCAGAAAAAGTGTTCTTTAATACCTTAGCAACTTCCTTTGCGTCGTTTTCTAAGAAATACTCGCCAGTGATTTCTTGAAAAGACTCTTTTATATTTACGTAATCATCACTACTTGGTATGACAGAAACCCACGTATTCCAGTGTGTAGCGAATTCCTGTTCAAGATCTTCATCAGAGAGGTGTTCATTTCGATGTTTGTCGGCCAACTCTTTAGCTTTTTGATAGATGACTTGTTCCTGCTTCTTAATATTTGCGTCAATGTCCGCTCTTCCAATTATTCTTTTTTGAGTAGATTTAAACACTTCATTCAGTTCCCTTTCACTTTCCCTACAAAGATCTTGGAGTTGTATTTCTATCTTGCCTTTCCATTGACACGCTTTTATTTCTTCTTGAAAGTAAGTTGCCATACTTGTCTGAAAAAAGTCAATGTCTGCCTCTAATTTCTTCAAGTAAGTGTCAATGATGTTCTTACCGTCTTCTTTCATCTTTTCAGCTGTTAGTTTTTTGCATTCGGTTTGAATTCCATCGCTGTGCTCTAGTGTGCATATTCTGAATGTACGGGCATGTTTCACAAATTCTACATTCAAAGCAATAAAAGCTTGGATTTCCAGAGAATTTTTGAAGCTGAATACAAAATTTTCACATATTATGGCATTCCAAAGATCAGTCAGCAATATTGTGAATTCATCTATATGATTAGGTTTGGACTTCTTCATCAATTCCAATACTTGTTTCTTCACTTTAAGAATGCCTTGGCTGTAACCAGGATTAGGGGGCGCCATCGGTGGTTCTCCTTGCCAAAGAGTGGAAATGTACATTATATgttcattttcttgaaaatgaatgacgtcagaaaacGATTCATATCTGTCACTGCAATGCTCTGCTTTAGCTGCAATTGTTGTCATTTTATCTAACTTTTCTAGCATACTTCTTTTTTGTGTGGTGGTCTTATCATCTGCTGTCACATCAGTGATGTTTTGGTGTACAAATAAGCAGCTTGGATTGATATTAACATTTTCCATTTTCATAAAAGCATGCACAGCAATCTGAAGTGTGTCCTGCATGTCTGTTGGGTTTTCTCCCATAATATTTATTATGGTAAGATCGCCCAAACCAATCACGAGTGTGGCTAGTTCATTGTCATGACTGTTGTTCTGTTGATCACTGTCGAATTCTGGAGATCGCAAACCCTCAGTGTCAACCACCAGAATAAGGTCACagtttgtttctttttgtaaTTCTGTATCTAATGATACTAGCTGGGCGAAAATACCTTTAGTACATCTTCCGGCACTAACGGCAAATTGTAAACCAAACATGGCATTTAACATGGTTGATTTTCCGCTGCTTTGAATGCCTAGTACAGACAACACAAACATCTTTTTATTGCCAATTTGACATTTAAGAGAATTGAATACAGCTTTAATCCAGGTGAGAGGCACGTAAACCGCATCACCGTCCATCAGCTCAATGGGATATCCATGTAGCAACATTTCAGCAGCAACTTCTGGTAAGTGTGAATTATTAAATTCACCAGTTGACAATTTCAAAGCTGATGACATTTCATAAATTTGTACAATTTCTCTATTGAAATGTTCTAATCCTAGTGATTCACGTGACAGTTTCTCTTCAAGTTCATCAAGTTCAGTTTGTCTTGATGTTAATGATGCCTTCGATGTGCCTGGTTTGTTTTTTCTTAGGTTACATAGGGCATTCCATTTCTCGATGTACTCTGTACGTATTGGCTGTAACTTTTCAATGCTATACCGATCGGTCATTATCTTAACAAACCCAAAGTAATATTTTCTGTTTATAAGTGTGTTTGAGAATGAGCCTCTAAACAAGTCATATGTGTAATGGCCATCTCTGTGTTTTCTTAACTGTGTGTGACGTAGGTCTAGTATCTCTTGTTGTAGTCTATCAACATAGTTTTCAATTTGCATATTTCCTTTTTTTAGTAGCCGatacttttcttttttcttttctccAAGTCGTTTTGTTACCATTTGCACGGGTAGCTCTTTTTGTTTTCCGCTTTCTACATTATTTATACGGGAAAGCAATGCGTCGGCACTACTTTTCATTTTGGAACAATCTTGTACCAATTCGTCAACGTGGAAATTCATTTCTTGTGCCTTTTCAATGCACGTCTGGATTCTCTTGTTGTTTGCATTTCTCCGTTTACCTTCCTGAAATTTAGATTCAAGCAATTTCCAAATCTCGGTGCTTATTTTCAGCTCGTTCTTATTTGATGACATtgaaaattgtatttgtttctTTGCCTTATCTTTTTTGCCTTCCATTTTAACAAACACTTCTTGTAACTTCGGTCCAGGAGAACCATCTAAGATAAAAATCACGTCACCTTTTTGCTTGTACAACGATTCAAGCAACGAGACGTCATCTTGGTTAAAATCAGCATCAGCAAATGACACAAATACCACAGTAACCACCGAGATAGCGGATAAGAATTGTGTCTGATCTTTAAGCTTAGATGCATTACCTCTCAAATTTATGAAAGTTAGTGCATCTGAAAAAGTGTGTTTCTGTGTAGGAAGGTACCACGTCATTTCTAATAAACCATTTGTTAGCTTTCGTTTTAAATTACCACCTTTGCACCCAGAATTAAAGAAAATGTCATGTTTCTGCTCATTAATGACACAGTTGACAATTTTAGATTTGGAAATGTTAGGTCTTCCTAATCGCAAAGCAGACAAAATCGGTAAATCTTCTTCTACCATTGATTTTTCACAAGATAAACCTGAACTTGTTTTCCATTTCTTTGTGATTGTGCTCATTCCCCACACAATCAGTTCCCACTCTTTGTCCCGTACGTCCGTGACCGGAATCAGCAACGGAATAGCTAACTGGCACAGCgacaatttttcaataaaaatttgTCTTAAAAAATTGTCACAACACAAAAAAAGTGCTGTTAGTGCATCTAATGGACTTATTTGactgttatcattatcatttgttttttggTCTTGTACAAcagaagaaaatgaaaataattgatCTTCTTCCTCTTCTTTCGTCGGTTCTTCCAAATCAAAAGATCTTCCTTCGTAGTTACACATCATAATATTTTGCAAAATGTACCATGGAATTTTACTTGGATCATCATTGAGGTCTGCTGGTAAAATCTCATGTTTGGAAATTACAAATACGTCTTCACGAGTTAGTCCTCTGGGATGATATTTTGTTAGTCCTAGACGTTCAACCACTTGATGTATGTTGGATGTATCTGCCATCTTATCTAAAGAACTGTAAATAAACCAAAGTGATGAAAATCCATTTCGTGATCTACCTtcaacacacacacaaaaaaacacagaaaataaGCCTATCCACATTTTAACTTACTTACTATTCAGTAAATACTGTGTCGTACTCGTTCCGATTAAATTAAAGATCTTGGCATTGCCACACATCCCACTGTCTATCAGTACAACTCCTAAAAAGTCACAAATCAGCACAATCTCGACTCACTGCAACTATTGTGACAGATCTTGTTTTTGGAAAAGTGCATGCATATAAAAAAGGCAACAATGTGAGTACTGTGTTGTGAATTAACGAAGAGTGCAGTATCCGAGCACCACGAGTCTACCAAACGTCACTGGGTGGTACCTTGCAACGGAATGTCACTTGAGCTAAGCTAGAATCAGACaaaaattaaaagttttaaacatgttttaatgtAAAGTAATTTCGATCGagatgaataaataattaaaaacaaaagagTTGGCACAAGTAGTACGGTCAGATATGTGAGGATAACTCCAGTTCGATATTTGTgtcaaaatagattttattggcttactttgttattcttgagtTGCTGAATAAAATAAGTTAGGTGCAATTTTTTTGACCACCCCTTCAGccgccattttgaatttcaaaatgacCGACATTCCACAATAAACTTTGTCATCCATGGTATCATCGGAGAGGGAATGTTATAATACTGATCATTTTATCCATTACACCCATACCCGCATCCATATCAAAACATGCATAGTTACATAGTTATTTACCATTAAAACAAGTCACGTGACCaataaaggtcaaaaggtcaactTTTAATTTTCTCAAATACTTTACTTTTTGGCATCGTAGGatagcttttttttaaattctaaatacagTTTTACCAATATCTGTTCAATTTTCCTTTCTTTTTTGTCATAATATTCCAATTATGTACATAAGATGATGGACGTCGGAGGTGTAGCTGATGatcattattaaaatgattatattacCGGCCAAACAAAAAATTGCTTGTTTACCCTACCGCCCGCCCCTGAATTGCCGAACGCTATATGGGGTGTTTTTTCTAAATGTTCTGAAGGTTTCATAAAGCTTAAAGCCGATTTTGCACTAGAAGGCGAATCTGTTTGCGCGAATCCAACGTTTAGAAGAGAAAAAATCGCGttactctctttccactacacGAGTGAATAGTTGCGATGTTCATGTTCTTCGCGCGATTGATGAGCTTTTCGATTCGCATGAATactcatgaaagcgtcatagctTATTTCCTGAGCTCTAATtgagaaacaattcgaactagtaaatttctCTGAAGCGAAAAATTAAAGAAACTACAATTCGTCGCAGAAGagagtatgacagacagaaacttGAATACGTATACGCATAGCATGATGCTTTCGATTCGCgtgaacaaattcgcctagtggaaaatcggctttaatACATGACTTTCGATCTAAGCTTAGCGTTATTACAGACCGATATATATCTTGCCTATATATCTAAGTTCTATGAGAGGATGAGTGTACGATCAATGGCATTtttacttaaataaaaaaataaatgtacttaGCAATTGATAATAAAAAGTTTGTAGGTAGTATAATAGAACAATATTtcaaacataggcctaccatttttcttaaatttggaaaaatatgtatttttaggTGTAGAAGCTAGCCTAAGGCTTAACtaataaatagttatttttGCATAATAATGTAGGCTTACAGTATCATTGTGGAGgtcttttgtatttttaaaaaacattaaggCTGCGGCATGGTAAGAATTTATTAAGAATACACTcgttgttgatataaagtttgcgctACACCACgaatattagttctgaaaagatctgttgagtttctcgacgtttcgatcactATGCTTTGAAAACTTTAgcttatatcaacatttgatttcgccacatgcaaaccttcaaacaatatgcTACACTCGTTCACGAACAAGGATAATACCAATAATAGGATACTTTAATAGGATACATTCCTGTCTGTTGGAGCATATTATCGTGTTATgtactgtttttatttaatttcagtgTAGCCTATAAGTgtgtttattattactgtatttggATTCAGAGGTGCCTTGAAATGTCAGGATTTTCTAAAGAGCACAAATAATGGAATGGCATGTGTCAGGGTTTGTGAAcgcaattttaaatatatatatatgacccATGTCACTTTGTACAAACAACCTAATATACCACCTTTGGGTGcagaaaacaacatttattttgtggAAACATGGAACTCTAAATGTGAAAACTTAAAAAAGCATAACTGTGCATTTCATGTACGTACTCATTTACATAACTACTGTAACTAAATCATCTTTGTTTTCTGTTATTTTTAGTTTACTAGAAATTCCAGCTTGACAGCCTGGTTCAATTACTACACATGAGAACACGCACGCGCATAGTAGATTACATTGGATTACAGTGTAAAGCTAACCCATCCAATTATTAAAACTacgtataaaaatatatatttatatttgctctaattaCATATTCTACGAAAAAATGATCGGAAGTACAatatttgaccctcgaccctaTTCATCAATGTTTACATACACAATTCGACtatgtagagactttgttttggactcaaatgaTTCAGATACACTTTTGTCATACACCTCGAAAacatgcaaattagtagtaggcctacaattaaaatgaaatatgcaaatacaGTTGTCCCATATCTTGAAAACCACTAAttctagagagttgatttttttcacagccgtattcagaatgtacatatttctatttgctctaatgaaacattttacaaaaacaaattactgGAAGTacgacatttgaccctcgacttcatttctcaatattgcatatatataATGAAACTGAAAAATCTTTAGAGAATTTGCtctgccctcaaatgactcaaATGATACAGGTTTCTAGTAGCCAACATAGCACTGTTTAGTAAATCTCTAAACTACACCTGTATCACTCgccttgaaagtatgcaaattattagtaaaatttacatgaaatatgcaaattagggggtgAAATACAGGTTCCTATATATCGAAAACTTAGAGATTAAAGTTAAAGATTATGTAATCATTGTTTATGGTATGCTGATCggtaatttgcataaaatgcCATGTGGCGCTGGCGTACGTATGACAACGTACGTATagactgaataaaataaaagattacTGTACAATCATATCTCAACCTAAAGGAGTGGTCCATAACCATATCAATCAAGTTACGGAATTGTTTCGTCAACTACAACATTCTTCAGCATTAAACAAATACGAATCAGTggatttgaccaaaaattataTAAGTTGTGTTGTACCATGAACCAACAAATGCTACCAAATTGACTACTGGGGTAAGTACACTgatatgttttaaatacaatataacagtttaaaataaaatccaGTTAGTTTAGTAATAAGtttagttttttatttcttaCACATCTGCAGTATCTTTAATTGGCAAAATGTGGTAGAGCTGTAgaaatattattgatattaaataatgtttcgTTAATTATCAAAACTGCTGGTCCTGTGTTGATAAATTATACGTAAAGTAACAATTATACGTTATAGCAGTTGAATG
Encoded here:
- the LOC140047810 gene encoding interferon-induced very large GTPase 1-like, translating into MCNYEGRSFDLEEPTKEEEEDQLFSFSSVVQDQKTNDNDNSQISPLDALTALFLCCDNFLRQIFIEKLSLCQLAIPLLIPVTDVRDKEWELIVWGMSTITKKWKTSSGLSCEKSMVEEDLPILSALRLGRPNISKSKIVNCVINEQKHDIFFNSGCKGGNLKRKLTNGLLEMTWYLPTQKHTFSDALTFINLRGNASKLKDQTQFLSAISVVTVVFVSFADADFNQDDVSLLESLYKQKGDVIFILDGSPGPKLQEVFVKMEGKKDKAKKQIQFSMSSNKNELKISTEIWKLLESKFQEGKRRNANNKRIQTCIEKAQEMNFHVDELVQDCSKMKSSADALLSRINNVESGKQKELPVQMVTKRLGEKKKEKYRLLKKGNMQIENYVDRLQQEILDLRHTQLRKHRDGHYTYDLFRGSFSNTLINRKYYFGFVKIMTDRYSIEKLQPIRTEYIEKWNALCNLRKNKPGTSKASLTSRQTELDELEEKLSRESLGLEHFNREIVQIYEMSSALKLSTGEFNNSHLPEVAAEMLLHGYPIELMDGDAVYVPLTWIKAVFNSLKCQIGNKKMFVLSVLGIQSSGKSTMLNAMFGLQFAVSAGRCTKGIFAQLVSLDTELQKETNCDLILVVDTEGLRSPEFDSDQQNNSHDNELATLVIGLGDLTIINIMGENPTDMQDTLQIAVHAFMKMENVNINPSCLFVHQNITDVTADDKTTTQKRSMLEKLDKMTTIAAKAEHCSDRYESFSDVIHFQENEHIMYISTLWQGEPPMAPPNPGYSQGILKVKKQVLELMKKSKPNHIDEFTILLTDLWNAIICENFVFSFKNSLEIQAFIALNVEFVKHARTFRICTLEHSDGIQTECKKLTAEKMKEDGKNIIDTYLKKLEADIDFFQTSMATYFQEEIKACQWKGKIEIQLQDLCRESERELNEVFKSTQKRIIGRADIDANIKKQEQVIYQKAKELADKHRNEHLSDEDLEQEFATHWNTWVSVIPSSDDYVNIKESFQEITGEYFLENDAKEVAKVLKNTFSDTNVQETDLLLGQSESDFIRRAVEFLGNITGGSVSKKAYVNQANYFKQRIIENLTREIAIHAQEGKQYTKQFGHKLLSSLSCELKMIKLGEKVSISQQGQIRLAVCIYKVELIPRLERIQEQYKRENEPRLYMESKRKDLWQMFKEECKDLHIIVKVALTISRELKSAIETSLPKKCELGIIDYLRHCSGKGFSSKMSLHAWMLIEIAEKGNFQSFVPYLSNPIQCIRTFTSEKIERMCLHNNETGTSVLQKIHSDKVHETVSGLKQAIFTLKSECAMTMKPWWSTLLERINKGLCVKPNIRFFEEERDLDLKELCDELLTELEKTEEAIVKEYDSSIFNEINTTCCDLFTADLLACQEVCPFCFALCELNGIHDHHRTDCHRPKGVAGYRWEESKKLNSDICTTAVLSDYRFRNKHTNKEWINYRNYRTVNERYASWKIEPLPGESEMFWKWFMAKYNTQLANYYDCKLADIPDGWKDITMKEATEDMKKVYDI